The proteins below come from a single Crossiella sp. CA-258035 genomic window:
- a CDS encoding glycerophosphodiester phosphodiesterase family protein, whose product MQAHPHPYLDGPFPRAFAHRGWHLDELADMENSLSGFRRAVKEGFSYLETDVHATSDGVVVVHHDDLLDRTTDGAGAVADQLWAQVKLAKVAGIEPIARLEDLLEELPEAFLNIDVKSDSAVGPVLRLLQRTGAWDRVCLASFSERRLARLRRLAGPRLMTALGPRSVGALWAGGRFRPLALRGAVRGHLAQVPSRAGRLTVVDRRFVAAAHRMGIEVHVWTIDTAEEMIALLDAGVDGIVTDRPDLLREVLRARALWPAG is encoded by the coding sequence GTGCAGGCACATCCTCACCCCTACCTCGACGGCCCGTTCCCGCGCGCGTTCGCCCACCGGGGCTGGCACCTGGACGAGCTGGCGGACATGGAGAACTCGCTGAGCGGCTTCCGGCGGGCCGTGAAAGAAGGGTTCAGTTACCTGGAGACCGACGTGCACGCGACCAGCGACGGCGTGGTCGTGGTGCACCACGACGACCTGCTGGACCGCACCACCGACGGCGCAGGCGCGGTCGCCGACCAGCTCTGGGCGCAGGTGAAGCTGGCCAAGGTCGCCGGGATCGAGCCGATCGCCCGGCTGGAGGACCTCCTGGAAGAGCTGCCGGAGGCCTTCCTCAACATCGACGTCAAGTCCGACTCCGCGGTCGGCCCGGTGCTGCGCCTGCTGCAACGCACCGGCGCCTGGGACCGGGTCTGCCTGGCCTCCTTCTCCGAACGGCGGCTGGCCCGGCTGCGCAGGCTGGCCGGGCCCCGCCTGATGACCGCGCTGGGCCCGCGCTCGGTGGGCGCGCTGTGGGCAGGCGGCCGGTTCCGCCCGCTGGCCCTGCGCGGGGCGGTCCGGGGCCACCTGGCGCAGGTCCCGTCCAGGGCCGGGCGGCTGACCGTGGTGGACCGCCGGTTCGTCGCCGCGGCGCACCGGATGGGCATCGAGGTGCACGTGTGGACCATCGACACCGCCGAGGAGATGATCGCGCTGCTGGACGCGGGCGTGGACGGCATCGTCACCGACCGCCCCGACCTGCTCCGCGAGGTGCTGCGCGCCCGCGCCCTGTGGCCGGCCGGCTGA
- a CDS encoding transglycosylase family protein, whose translation MDRARLVRAVAVLFAASAAVVAFGGVAAADPSTVDWQRLRMCESTDRYHADTGNGYYGAYQFDLPTWRSVGGAGLPHQASPAEQDFRALYLYRMRGWQPWQCAGKLGLRADRDARSRRVPDYGEAAYISGATIPAWPGRVFGPGDCHEALRTWQLRMNAYGYGFTGTGCYHDKTRTAVLDLQRANGIRDSGLLGPKTWTAAWTGKPPR comes from the coding sequence ATGGACAGAGCACGACTCGTTCGGGCGGTGGCCGTGCTGTTCGCCGCGAGCGCTGCCGTGGTCGCCTTCGGCGGGGTCGCGGCGGCCGATCCGTCCACAGTGGACTGGCAGCGGTTGCGGATGTGCGAGTCCACCGACCGCTACCACGCCGACACCGGCAACGGCTACTACGGCGCCTACCAGTTCGACCTGCCCACCTGGCGCAGCGTCGGCGGCGCCGGGCTGCCGCACCAGGCCAGTCCGGCCGAGCAGGACTTCCGGGCGCTCTACCTGTACCGGATGCGGGGCTGGCAGCCGTGGCAGTGCGCGGGCAAGCTCGGGCTGCGCGCCGATCGGGACGCGCGCAGCAGGCGGGTGCCCGACTACGGCGAGGCCGCCTACATCAGCGGGGCCACGATCCCGGCCTGGCCAGGGCGGGTGTTCGGGCCGGGGGACTGCCACGAGGCGCTGCGGACCTGGCAGCTGCGGATGAACGCCTACGGCTACGGGTTCACCGGCACCGGCTGCTACCACGACAAGACCCGCACCGCCGTGCTCGACCTGCAACGGGCCAACGGCATCAGGGACTCCGGCCTGCTCGGGCCGAAGACCTGGACCGCGGCCTGGACCGGCAAGCCGCCGAGGTGA
- a CDS encoding MFS transporter: protein MSGADTVHTAVGTPEDRRRIQRGWCWYDWANSVFPTSVVTVFLSLYLTSIARAAAEADTALNGPAPCAGDNTLVQCDVTFLGLQFPAGSLWGYLLSFATVIQVLVLPVAGAIADRSANKRRMLAGFAFTGAVATCLLALVEGQNWQIGVLLFTIGNICWGTSVVIYYAFIPEISTADERDALSSRGWAFGYLGGGVCLALQLALFQGHELLGLAQSEAVRACFILTGIWWAVFTLVPLRVLRDRPRQERTDLGGGKITGGFRELGDTMRYARKFPLTLAFLGSYLIFTDGISTVANVAGQYGSLELKLPQSTLITAILMTQFVAFIGGVLHGQVARRIGAKKTILGSLVVWLVMLVLAYFVQAGQELQFFGIAAGIGLVLGGTNALARSLFSQMVPAGKEGQYFAVYEIGERSTSWLGPLVYAGIGQATGSFRLAILSMMIFFIAGFILVWLVPVRRAIRAVGNSEPAVL from the coding sequence ATGAGTGGAGCGGACACTGTGCACACCGCGGTCGGCACGCCGGAGGACCGGCGGCGGATACAGCGCGGATGGTGTTGGTACGACTGGGCGAACTCGGTCTTCCCGACCTCCGTGGTCACCGTCTTCCTCTCGCTGTACCTGACCTCGATCGCGCGCGCCGCGGCCGAGGCGGACACCGCGCTCAACGGGCCCGCGCCGTGTGCCGGCGACAACACGCTGGTGCAGTGCGATGTGACCTTCCTCGGCCTGCAGTTCCCGGCCGGGTCGCTGTGGGGCTACCTGCTCTCCTTCGCCACCGTGATCCAGGTGCTGGTGCTGCCGGTGGCGGGGGCGATCGCCGACCGCAGCGCGAACAAGCGGCGGATGCTGGCCGGGTTCGCCTTCACCGGCGCGGTGGCCACCTGCCTGCTCGCGCTGGTGGAGGGGCAGAACTGGCAGATCGGGGTGTTGCTGTTCACCATCGGCAACATCTGCTGGGGCACCTCGGTGGTGATCTACTACGCGTTCATCCCGGAGATCTCCACCGCTGACGAGCGGGACGCGCTGTCCTCGCGCGGCTGGGCCTTCGGCTACCTCGGCGGCGGGGTGTGCCTGGCCTTGCAGCTGGCGCTGTTCCAGGGGCACGAGCTGCTGGGGCTGGCGCAGAGCGAGGCGGTGCGGGCCTGCTTCATCCTGACCGGGATCTGGTGGGCCGTGTTCACCCTGGTGCCGCTGCGGGTGCTGCGGGACCGGCCGCGGCAGGAGCGGACCGACCTGGGCGGCGGCAAGATCACCGGCGGCTTCCGCGAGCTGGGCGACACCATGCGCTACGCGCGGAAGTTCCCGCTCACGCTGGCCTTCCTCGGCTCCTACCTGATCTTCACCGACGGCATCTCCACGGTGGCCAACGTGGCTGGTCAGTACGGCAGCCTCGAGCTGAAGCTGCCGCAGTCCACGCTGATCACCGCGATCCTGATGACCCAGTTCGTGGCCTTCATCGGCGGCGTGCTGCACGGGCAGGTGGCCAGGCGCATCGGGGCGAAGAAGACCATCCTGGGCAGCCTGGTGGTGTGGCTGGTCATGCTCGTGCTGGCCTACTTCGTGCAGGCCGGGCAGGAGTTGCAGTTCTTCGGCATCGCCGCGGGCATCGGCCTGGTGCTCGGCGGCACCAACGCGCTGGCCCGCTCGCTGTTCAGCCAGATGGTCCCGGCGGGCAAGGAGGGCCAGTACTTCGCCGTCTACGAGATCGGCGAGCGCTCCACCTCCTGGCTCGGCCCGCTGGTCTACGCCGGGATCGGCCAGGCCACCGGCTCGTTCCGGCTGGCCATCCTGAGCATGATGATCTTTTTCATCGCCGGTTTCATCCTGGTCTGGCTGGTTCCCGTGCGGCGCGCGATCCGCGCTGTGGGCAACTCGGAACCGGCGGTGCTGTGA
- a CDS encoding thymidine kinase — MDVLAVANQPDPTDALSAVPAAGARRALPVSGRLRFFYGPMDCGKSTLALQIDHNLARQGRGGLLLVRHDRSGQPQISSRIGVTRHAVEVHEDTDLILLVRQCWAEGRRVDYVIVDEAQFLAAAQVEQLAELADEVQVDVYCFGIATDFRSELFPGSRRLFELADELQAVQVEVLCWCGLQGRFNARILGNQIVRAGDTVFVADTVADTDPPAPDTDRAQRESDPSATVRYQVLCRRHFRLGELGPTSTPVGQLSLA, encoded by the coding sequence GTGGACGTACTAGCGGTAGCCAACCAACCGGACCCCACCGACGCCCTGTCCGCGGTGCCCGCGGCCGGAGCGCGGCGGGCCCTGCCCGTCTCGGGCCGGCTGCGGTTCTTCTACGGACCCATGGACTGCGGCAAGTCCACCCTTGCCCTGCAGATCGACCACAACCTGGCCCGGCAGGGCCGGGGCGGCCTGCTGCTTGTCCGGCACGACCGGTCGGGGCAGCCGCAGATCTCCAGCCGGATCGGGGTGACCCGGCACGCGGTGGAGGTGCACGAGGACACCGACCTGATCCTGCTGGTCCGGCAGTGCTGGGCCGAGGGCCGCCGGGTCGACTACGTGATCGTCGACGAGGCGCAGTTCCTGGCCGCCGCGCAGGTCGAACAGCTCGCCGAGCTGGCCGACGAGGTGCAGGTCGACGTGTACTGCTTCGGTATCGCCACCGACTTCCGCAGCGAGCTGTTCCCGGGCTCGCGGCGGCTGTTCGAGCTCGCCGACGAGCTGCAGGCGGTGCAGGTGGAGGTGCTGTGCTGGTGCGGGCTGCAAGGGCGGTTCAACGCCCGGATTCTGGGTAACCAGATAGTCCGTGCGGGTGACACGGTCTTCGTGGCGGACACGGTGGCCGACACGGACCCGCCAGCGCCGGATACGGACCGTGCACAGCGCGAGAGCGACCCTAGCGCTACGGTCCGTTATCAGGTGCTCTGCCGGCGGCACTTTCGTCTAGGTGAGCTTGGTCCCACCTCGACGCCGGTAGGCCAGCTCAGCCTGGCTTGA
- a CDS encoding RNA polymerase-binding protein RbpA — MADRVLRGSRLGAVSYETDRNHDLAPRRSVRYACPKGHEFDVPFADDAELPSTWECRLHGTESEMIDGSQPEAKKVKPPRTHWDMLLERRSIPELEELLTERLEELRGRRSATSA; from the coding sequence ATGGCCGACCGCGTTTTGCGTGGCAGCCGGCTCGGAGCTGTCAGCTACGAGACCGACCGTAACCACGACCTCGCACCGCGCCGGTCGGTGCGGTACGCCTGCCCGAAGGGGCACGAGTTCGACGTCCCGTTCGCCGACGACGCGGAACTCCCCTCGACCTGGGAGTGTCGTCTGCACGGGACCGAGTCGGAGATGATCGACGGCAGCCAGCCGGAGGCGAAGAAGGTCAAGCCGCCGCGCACCCACTGGGACATGCTGCTCGAGCGTCGCTCCATTCCCGAACTGGAGGAGCTGCTCACCGAGCGGCTCGAGGAGCTTCGGGGTCGCCGGAGCGCCACCTCCGCCTGA
- a CDS encoding polyprenol monophosphomannose synthase encodes MADQRDSHAENPSPSGPPSPVLVVIPTYNERENVQLIVGRLHATLPEAHVLVVDDGSPDGTGEVADQMAAGDERGRIHVMHRTEKAGLGAAYIAGFKWALEREYAAVVEMDADGSHAPEDLPRLLNALIDSDLVLGSRYVTGGKVVNWPWHRQFLSRGGNIYSKLALGVRLNDITGGYRAFRREVLDKIIQDGVQSQGYCFQVDLAWRTILGGYRVVEVPITFTERAIGVSKMSGNIVTEALWRVTQWGAKHRVDQVKKVFRKR; translated from the coding sequence ATGGCGGACCAGCGCGACAGCCACGCGGAGAACCCGAGCCCGAGCGGGCCGCCCAGCCCGGTGCTGGTGGTGATCCCGACCTACAACGAGCGGGAGAACGTCCAGCTCATCGTGGGCAGGCTGCACGCGACGTTGCCCGAGGCCCACGTCCTGGTCGTCGACGACGGCAGCCCGGACGGCACTGGCGAGGTCGCCGACCAGATGGCAGCCGGCGACGAGCGCGGCCGCATCCACGTCATGCACCGCACCGAGAAGGCCGGCCTCGGCGCCGCCTACATCGCCGGGTTCAAGTGGGCCCTGGAGCGGGAGTACGCGGCCGTGGTGGAGATGGACGCCGACGGCTCGCACGCCCCGGAGGACCTGCCCCGCCTGCTCAACGCGCTGATCGACTCCGATCTGGTGCTGGGCTCGCGTTACGTCACCGGCGGCAAGGTGGTCAACTGGCCCTGGCACCGCCAGTTCCTCTCCCGCGGCGGCAACATCTACTCCAAGCTCGCCCTCGGGGTGCGGCTCAACGACATCACCGGCGGCTACCGGGCGTTCCGCCGCGAGGTGCTGGACAAGATCATCCAGGACGGCGTGCAGTCCCAGGGCTACTGCTTCCAGGTCGACCTGGCCTGGCGCACCATCCTCGGCGGCTACCGCGTGGTCGAGGTGCCGATCACCTTCACCGAGCGCGCCATCGGCGTGTCCAAGATGAGCGGCAACATCGTCACCGAGGCGCTGTGGCGGGTGACCCAGTGGGGCGCCAAGCACCGGGTGGACCAGGTCAAGAAGGTCTTCCGCAAGCGCTGA